The sequence below is a genomic window from Thermoplasmatales archaeon.
CGCACTTGTTAAAGAGGGTCTCGATAAAGCATCCGAGATGTTCGAGAGATGGTATCCCTCACTGTACAATTACAGAGCGTACAGTGAATCGTACCAGAAAAGGCTGAGAACAACAAACGTGCTGGAGAGACTTAACCTGGAATTCAAGAGGAGAACGAAGAAGATAGGGGCATTTCCGTCGGAACAGTCTCTTCTGAGACTTGTTGTGACAATAATGATGGACGTAAATGAAGAGTGGATAACAGGGAGAAGATATATTAATATGGAGGAGGATTAGGGAATGTACAGGATCTTTTCAAAATTACAGCAAATCATGTACACTATCAATTGATGTTTCGAGTAGTAAAGATGTTTCGAGTAGTAAATAAAAATAAATCGATAAAAACATTTAAATATAGACTGCAGATTAAAGTTCATGGAAGAAAATAAATCTTCTGTTTATACTGATGCTGCTAAAAATTGGATATCATCGCAGACTGGTATCCAAACATCGTCGATGAACGTGTTCAGATTTGAGAAGAGTGGAGAAAACTACAATATTGGTATCGAGACATACTCATCTGGGCATACCGTCAAATACGTTGTTGTTGTTGGCAGTGCTGGGAACGTTATTAGTCATAAAGAGTTAAAAAGTGTGCCTGAGGGTGGCTCCGCCGGTACGCTACTTACACTTGCGTTTGTTTTTTCGATAATCTTTGAGGTAATCTTTATTGTAGAATTTATATTAGGTATAGTTGCGTATACTGCCGCTGTTTCTGCCGCTGCTGCTGCCGGGGTTGCACTTGCTTTTGCAGGTATTCTTCTTATAGCTCCAATAATTTATATAATATTTTTTGTGATAGGAATATACTGCCTGATCCGAATAATGCATATCAGAAACTGGTACAACTCGGGAGAATATCAAAAAGCCTATGACTCCAATTCAGTTTTGTTTGGAGTCTTGGCCTTGCTGTTTAACGGGTTCATCTCTGGATTGCTTATGTTAATTGCTAGGGGTTC
It includes:
- a CDS encoding transposase, encoding ALVKEGLDKASEMFERWYPSLYNYRAYSESYQKRLRTTNVLERLNLEFKRRTKKIGAFPSEQSLLRLVVTIMMDVNEEWITGRRYINMEED